In Saccharothrix violaceirubra, the following are encoded in one genomic region:
- a CDS encoding glycosyltransferase family 4 protein: protein MRVLMLSWEYPPVVVGGLGRHVHALATRLATQGHDVVVLCRHPSGTDAVTHPTADEVVAGVRLVRVAEDPAHLVFERDLVAWTLAMGHAMTRAGLALLRGWRPDVVHAHDWLVTHPAVALAEAAGVPLVATVHATEAGRHSGWLSKTLNQQVHSVEWWLANRADTVITCSAAMRTEVAHLFGVDPATITVLHNGIEPRRWRVRSTAARKAYNPDGTPLLLFFGRLEWEKGVHDLIAALPRIRRTHKGARVVVAGEGTHGSWLVDQARAHRVRRAVDFVGHLPDRDLAALLAAADAVVLPSRYEPFGIVALEAAAAGTPLVASTAGGLGEVVVDGETGVSFTPGDVAGLAAAVRSVLDDRPAAVRRARAAKARLTTDFDWSEIAAGTVGVYRRAVVRDHGPLGRPKIASGNAFL, encoded by the coding sequence ATGCGCGTCCTGATGTTGTCGTGGGAGTACCCGCCGGTGGTCGTCGGCGGGCTCGGGCGGCACGTGCACGCGCTCGCCACCCGACTCGCCACACAGGGCCACGACGTCGTCGTGCTCTGCCGCCACCCCTCGGGCACGGACGCGGTCACCCACCCGACCGCCGACGAGGTCGTGGCCGGGGTCCGGCTCGTCCGGGTCGCCGAGGACCCGGCGCACCTGGTGTTCGAACGCGACCTCGTGGCGTGGACGCTGGCGATGGGCCACGCGATGACCCGCGCCGGGCTCGCGCTGCTGCGCGGCTGGCGGCCGGACGTGGTGCACGCCCACGACTGGCTCGTGACGCACCCGGCCGTGGCGCTGGCCGAGGCGGCCGGTGTGCCGCTCGTGGCCACGGTCCACGCCACCGAGGCCGGCCGGCACAGCGGGTGGCTGTCCAAGACCCTCAACCAGCAGGTGCACTCCGTCGAGTGGTGGCTGGCGAACCGGGCCGACACCGTGATCACGTGCTCCGCGGCGATGCGGACCGAGGTGGCGCACCTGTTCGGCGTCGACCCGGCCACGATCACCGTGCTGCACAACGGGATCGAGCCGCGCCGCTGGCGGGTGCGCTCCACGGCCGCGCGCAAGGCGTACAACCCGGACGGCACGCCTCTGCTGCTGTTCTTCGGGCGCCTGGAATGGGAGAAGGGCGTGCACGACCTGATCGCGGCGTTGCCGCGCATCAGGCGGACGCACAAGGGCGCGCGGGTGGTCGTGGCCGGCGAGGGCACGCACGGGTCGTGGCTCGTGGACCAGGCCCGTGCGCACCGGGTCCGGCGTGCGGTGGATTTCGTCGGGCACCTGCCCGACCGCGACCTCGCGGCGTTGCTCGCGGCGGCGGACGCGGTCGTGCTGCCCAGCCGGTACGAGCCGTTCGGGATCGTCGCCCTGGAGGCCGCCGCGGCGGGCACGCCGCTGGTCGCGTCGACGGCCGGCGGCCTGGGCGAGGTCGTGGTGGACGGGGAGACGGGCGTGTCGTTCACACCCGGCGACGTGGCGGGCCTGGCCGCCGCCGTGCGGTCCGTGCTCGACGACCGGCCGGCCGCCGTGCGCCGGGCCAGGGCCGCGAAAGCCAGGCTGACCACCGACTTCGACTGGTCGGAGATCGCCGCGGGCACGGTCGGGGTCTACCGGCGCGCGGTCGTCCGTGACCACGGTCCCCTGGGTCGCCCGAAGATCGCGTCCGGGAACGCGTTCCTGTGA
- a CDS encoding 1,4-alpha-glucan branching protein domain-containing protein, whose amino-acid sequence MSEGSFCLVLHSHLPWLAHHGAWPVGEEWLYQAWAHSYLPVVDLVERLAAEGFADLLTLGVTPVLAAQLDDPHCLRGVHDWLGDWQLRAHGAASRLPDLAAREHRAARWALETFETRWRHGFSPVLRRLVDAGVVEPLGGPATHTFQPLLDPRLRAFALETGLRDTALRIGTRPKGIWAPECAYAPGMEEGYAAAGVERFLVDGPALRGDTALARPVGDTDVLAFGRDLEVSYRVWSPKAGYPGDPAYRDFHTYDHASGLKPSRVTGTHIAPHDKKPYEPERALLAVRKHALDFVDTVVTRLRELKARHGRPSLVVAAYDTELYGHWWHEGPLWLEAVLRALPEAGVRVTTLRGAVEAGHVGPAVHLPASSWGSGKDWRVWHGPRVADIVAGNEAVQRALLALPASADRDPVADQAVREGLLALASDWAFMVTKDSAADYARHRAEIHGDRFAELVAAARHGRGRARAADLRRVDGPFGHLDARDLTRRDSAAEDEERRCAS is encoded by the coding sequence GTGAGCGAGGGCTCGTTCTGCCTCGTCCTGCACAGCCACCTGCCCTGGCTCGCGCACCACGGCGCGTGGCCGGTCGGCGAGGAGTGGCTCTACCAGGCGTGGGCGCACTCCTACCTGCCGGTCGTGGACCTGGTGGAACGCCTGGCCGCCGAGGGTTTCGCGGACCTCCTCACGCTCGGGGTCACGCCCGTGCTCGCCGCCCAGCTCGACGATCCCCACTGCCTGCGCGGCGTCCACGACTGGCTCGGCGACTGGCAGCTCCGCGCGCACGGTGCCGCGTCCCGGTTGCCGGACCTTGCCGCACGGGAGCACCGCGCCGCGCGGTGGGCGTTGGAGACGTTCGAAACCCGGTGGCGGCACGGGTTCTCGCCGGTGCTGCGCCGGTTGGTCGACGCGGGCGTGGTCGAACCGCTCGGCGGACCGGCGACGCACACCTTCCAGCCGCTGCTCGACCCGCGCCTGCGGGCGTTCGCGTTGGAGACCGGGTTGCGGGACACGGCTTTGCGGATCGGCACGCGACCCAAGGGCATCTGGGCTCCCGAGTGCGCCTACGCGCCGGGTATGGAGGAGGGGTACGCGGCGGCGGGCGTGGAACGCTTCCTCGTGGACGGACCGGCGTTGCGCGGGGACACCGCCCTGGCCCGGCCGGTCGGGGACACCGACGTGCTGGCGTTCGGGCGTGATCTCGAAGTCTCCTACCGGGTGTGGTCGCCCAAGGCCGGGTATCCGGGTGATCCGGCGTACCGGGACTTCCACACCTACGACCACGCGAGCGGACTCAAGCCTTCACGGGTCACGGGCACGCACATCGCCCCGCACGACAAGAAGCCCTACGAGCCCGAGCGCGCGCTCTTGGCCGTACGAAAGCACGCGCTCGATTTCGTGGACACGGTCGTCACCAGGTTGCGTGAGCTGAAAGCACGACACGGCAGGCCGTCCCTGGTCGTCGCCGCCTACGACACCGAGCTGTACGGGCACTGGTGGCACGAAGGTCCGCTGTGGCTGGAGGCGGTGTTGCGCGCCCTGCCCGAGGCCGGGGTCCGGGTGACCACGCTGCGCGGCGCGGTCGAGGCCGGGCACGTCGGGCCGGCCGTGCACCTGCCCGCGTCGTCGTGGGGCTCGGGCAAGGACTGGCGGGTGTGGCACGGGCCGCGGGTCGCCGACATCGTGGCGGGCAACGAGGCCGTCCAGCGCGCCCTGCTCGCCCTGCCCGCCTCGGCCGACCGCGACCCGGTCGCCGACCAGGCGGTGCGGGAGGGGCTGCTCGCGTTGGCCAGCGACTGGGCGTTCATGGTCACCAAGGACTCCGCCGCCGACTACGCCCGCCACCGGGCCGAGATCCACGGGGACCGGTTCGCCGAACTGGTCGCCGCGGCACGCCACGGCCGGGGTCGGGCGCGGGCCGCGGACCTGCGCCGGGTCGACGGGCCGTTCGGCCACCTCGACGCCCGTGACCTGACCCGCCGGGATTCCGCCGCCGAAGACGAGGAGCGCCGATGCGCGTCCTGA
- a CDS encoding class I SAM-dependent methyltransferase: MSLLLTGERTVPGIVAENYWFRRHEAAYLNLAGHCAGAVVLEAGCGEGYGAATIAREAAEVVALDYDAHTIAHVRRTYPALRAVRGNLAALPLRAGAVDVVASLQVVEHLWDQGGFLDECRRVLRPGGKLLLTTPNRITFSPGRDTPLNPFHTRELDARELGDLLSRAGFRVVARAGLRHGPRLRDLDHRFGGSLVDAQLAVVDDRWPADLLAAVGSVTAADFVIDPDDVGTSLDLVAVAVRP; the protein is encoded by the coding sequence GTGAGCCTGCTCCTGACCGGCGAACGCACCGTGCCCGGGATCGTCGCCGAGAACTACTGGTTCCGCCGGCACGAGGCCGCCTACCTGAACCTGGCCGGCCACTGCGCGGGCGCGGTCGTGCTCGAAGCCGGGTGCGGCGAGGGCTACGGCGCGGCGACGATCGCCCGGGAGGCGGCCGAGGTCGTGGCGCTCGACTACGACGCCCACACCATCGCGCACGTCCGACGCACTTACCCCGCGCTGCGGGCGGTACGCGGGAACCTGGCCGCGCTGCCGTTGCGCGCCGGCGCCGTCGACGTCGTCGCCTCGCTCCAGGTGGTCGAACACCTCTGGGACCAGGGCGGGTTCCTCGACGAGTGCCGACGCGTCCTGCGGCCGGGCGGCAAGCTGCTGCTCACCACGCCCAACCGGATCACGTTCTCGCCCGGCCGCGACACCCCGCTCAACCCGTTCCACACCCGTGAGCTCGACGCGCGGGAACTCGGCGACCTGCTGTCCCGGGCCGGGTTCCGGGTCGTCGCCCGGGCGGGACTGCGGCACGGACCGCGCCTGCGCGACCTCGACCACCGGTTCGGCGGGTCGCTGGTCGACGCGCAGCTCGCGGTCGTCGACGACCGGTGGCCGGCGGACCTGCTCGCCGCGGTCGGGTCGGTGACGGCGGCCGACTTCGTGATCGACCCGGACGACGTGGGCACGAGCCTCGACCTCGTCGCGGTGGCGGTGCGCCCGTGA
- a CDS encoding DegV family protein, whose translation MHRRVAIVTDSTASLPPQLVEKLGVTVAQIQLRIGDWVDDEVRVPVPRLVDALRDQVEVATTPPDPGAFFWAYADAAASGVDAVVSLHVSTGLSQTADAARIAAAQVKVPVHVVDTRTVGMSLGYAVVAAATVAAAGGPVQRVLQAAQHSYHRSAELMYVDTLEYLRRGGRIGATAAFVGNALSLKPLLTMTDGRIAPLDRALGTDRALRKLVDHAVRHAGREQVDIAVEHFDATERARTVLGLLRTRVPHVRRFLTTSVSSAIGAHVGPGAVAVTVSPV comes from the coding sequence ATGCATCGGCGAGTAGCGATAGTCACCGATTCGACCGCATCCCTCCCGCCGCAGCTCGTCGAGAAGCTCGGCGTCACCGTCGCCCAGATCCAGCTCCGCATCGGCGACTGGGTCGACGACGAGGTCCGCGTCCCTGTGCCCCGCCTCGTCGACGCGCTGCGCGACCAGGTCGAGGTCGCCACCACGCCGCCGGACCCCGGCGCGTTCTTCTGGGCGTACGCGGACGCGGCGGCTTCGGGCGTGGACGCCGTGGTGTCGCTGCACGTGTCCACGGGCTTGTCGCAGACCGCCGACGCGGCGCGCATCGCCGCCGCGCAGGTGAAGGTGCCGGTGCACGTCGTGGACACCAGGACGGTCGGGATGAGCCTCGGGTACGCGGTCGTGGCGGCGGCGACCGTGGCCGCGGCGGGCGGTCCGGTGCAGCGCGTTCTCCAAGCGGCACAACACAGTTACCACCGCAGCGCCGAGCTGATGTACGTGGACACGTTGGAGTACCTGCGCCGCGGCGGGCGGATCGGCGCGACGGCGGCGTTCGTGGGCAACGCGTTGTCGCTCAAGCCGTTGCTCACCATGACCGACGGCCGGATCGCGCCGCTGGACCGGGCGTTGGGCACCGACCGGGCGTTACGCAAGCTGGTCGACCACGCGGTCCGGCACGCCGGACGCGAGCAGGTGGACATCGCCGTGGAGCACTTCGACGCGACGGAACGGGCCCGGACCGTGTTGGGCCTGTTGCGCACCAGGGTCCCCCACGTGCGGCGGTTCCTGACCACGTCGGTGAGTTCGGCGATCGGCGCGCACGTCGGACCGGGCGCGGTCGCCGTGACCGTTTCGCCGGTTTAG
- a CDS encoding electron transfer flavoprotein subunit beta/FixA family protein, protein MNIVVLVKQVPDTWSERKLVDSDHTLDRDAADAVLDEINERAVEEALVLRETHDGKVTVLALGPDRATDAIRKALSMGADEAVHVSDEALRGSDALTTARVLAKALGTVDGGFDLVVAGNEATDGRAGAVPAILAELLGLPQLTQVRKVVVEGTTVRAERETDEGIAFLEATLPAVVSVTEKINEPRYPSFKGIMAAKKKKVTTLTVADLGIDAGQVGLGAAGSRVLEAAPKPPRSAGQRVEDEGEGGRRIAEYLVGQKLI, encoded by the coding sequence ATGAACATCGTCGTCCTGGTCAAGCAGGTGCCCGACACCTGGTCCGAGCGCAAGCTCGTCGACAGCGACCACACCCTCGACCGCGACGCCGCCGACGCGGTGCTCGACGAGATCAACGAGCGCGCCGTCGAGGAGGCGCTCGTCCTGCGCGAGACGCACGACGGCAAGGTGACCGTACTGGCCCTGGGCCCCGACCGCGCGACGGACGCCATCCGCAAGGCCCTGTCCATGGGCGCGGACGAGGCGGTGCACGTGAGCGACGAGGCGCTGCGCGGTTCCGACGCGCTGACGACCGCCCGTGTGCTGGCCAAGGCGCTCGGCACCGTCGACGGCGGTTTCGACCTGGTCGTCGCCGGCAACGAGGCCACCGACGGCCGCGCGGGCGCCGTGCCCGCCATCCTGGCCGAACTCCTGGGCCTGCCCCAGCTCACCCAGGTCCGCAAGGTCGTCGTCGAAGGCACGACCGTCCGGGCCGAGCGCGAGACCGACGAGGGCATCGCGTTCCTGGAGGCCACGCTGCCCGCCGTGGTCAGCGTGACCGAGAAGATCAACGAGCCGCGTTACCCGTCCTTCAAGGGCATCATGGCCGCTAAGAAGAAGAAGGTCACCACGCTGACCGTCGCGGACCTGGGCATCGACGCCGGGCAGGTGGGTCTGGGCGCCGCCGGGTCGCGCGTGCTCGAAGCCGCGCCCAAGCCGCCGCGGTCGGCCGGTCAGCGCGTCGAGGACGAGGGCGAGGGCGGTCGCAGGATCGCCGAGTACCTCGTCGGCCAGAAGCTCATCTGA
- a CDS encoding electron transfer flavoprotein subunit alpha/FixB family protein, producing MSEILVLVDHVDGDVKKVTHELLSAARRLGDPAAVVVGAPGVTAKLKESLAVHGATKVYVAESDAATEYVVTPKVDALAAAVAAASPGAVLVPATAEGKEVAGRLAARLGSGLLYDVVDLDGEGVATQSIFGGSYAVKSRVTTGVPVLALRPGAVEPVEAPAEATEVVVDVPAVDPAKNARVVGREPLVGGGRPDLSEASVVVSGGRGVGSAEKFDVVEKLADSLGGAVGASRAAVDSGYYPHQFQVGQTGKTVSPQLYIALGISGAIQHRAGMQTSKTIVAVNKDSEAPIFEIADFGVVGDLFSVAPQLTEEVDKRKG from the coding sequence ATGTCCGAAATCCTGGTCCTGGTCGACCACGTCGACGGTGACGTCAAGAAGGTCACCCATGAACTGCTATCCGCCGCGCGCCGTCTCGGCGACCCGGCCGCGGTGGTCGTCGGTGCGCCCGGCGTCACGGCGAAGCTGAAGGAGTCGCTGGCGGTCCACGGCGCCACGAAGGTGTACGTGGCCGAGTCCGACGCCGCGACCGAGTACGTCGTCACGCCCAAGGTCGACGCGCTCGCCGCGGCCGTCGCCGCGGCCTCGCCCGGCGCCGTGCTCGTCCCGGCGACCGCGGAGGGCAAGGAGGTCGCGGGCCGACTGGCCGCGCGCCTGGGCTCCGGCCTGCTCTACGACGTCGTGGACCTCGACGGCGAGGGCGTCGCCACGCAGTCGATCTTCGGCGGCTCGTACGCGGTCAAGTCCCGGGTCACGACCGGCGTGCCGGTGCTCGCGCTGCGCCCCGGCGCCGTCGAGCCCGTCGAGGCGCCGGCCGAGGCGACCGAGGTCGTCGTGGACGTGCCCGCCGTGGACCCGGCGAAGAACGCGCGCGTCGTCGGCCGCGAGCCCCTGGTCGGCGGCGGCCGGCCGGACCTGTCCGAGGCCTCCGTCGTCGTCTCCGGCGGTCGCGGCGTCGGCAGCGCGGAGAAGTTCGACGTCGTGGAGAAGCTCGCGGACAGCCTCGGCGGTGCCGTCGGCGCCTCGCGCGCGGCCGTCGACTCCGGCTACTACCCGCACCAGTTCCAGGTCGGCCAGACCGGCAAGACGGTGTCCCCGCAGCTCTACATCGCGTTGGGCATCTCCGGTGCGATCCAGCACCGGGCCGGCATGCAGACCTCGAAGACGATCGTCGCGGTCAACAAGGACTCCGAGGCCCCGATCTTCGAGATCGCGGACTTCGGTGTCGTCGGCGACCTGTTCTCCGTCGCGCCGCAGTTGACCGAAGAGGTCGACAAGCGCAAGGGCTGA
- a CDS encoding GNAT family N-acetyltransferase: protein MTQPQLLVSTGDATTGTPRYSLLVARDGAEVVAAQRLRHRVFAEEMGATLHTTAPGLDVDAFDEHCDHLVVREDDTGEIVGTYRMLPPDRAAAAGRLYSDTEFDLTNLADLRPSIVETGRSCVDAAHRNGAVVGLVWAGIARYMLLSGHSWLVGCASVPLHDGGSYAAGVWDQVHAKHYAPERYRVSPLVPWDVDSVERPARTVLPPLLKGYLRLGAWVCGRPAHDPDFGVADLFVLLGMEHVDQRYLKYFLGETS from the coding sequence ATGACGCAGCCGCAACTGCTTGTCAGCACCGGGGACGCCACCACCGGCACGCCGAGGTACTCCCTCCTGGTCGCCCGCGACGGTGCCGAGGTCGTCGCCGCGCAAAGACTGCGGCACCGCGTCTTCGCCGAGGAGATGGGCGCGACCCTGCACACCACCGCGCCCGGCCTCGACGTCGACGCGTTCGACGAGCACTGCGACCACCTCGTGGTCCGCGAGGACGACACCGGCGAGATCGTCGGCACCTACCGGATGCTGCCGCCCGACCGCGCCGCCGCGGCCGGCCGCCTGTACTCCGACACCGAGTTCGACCTGACCAACCTCGCCGACCTGCGGCCGAGCATCGTCGAGACCGGGCGGTCCTGCGTGGACGCCGCGCACCGCAACGGCGCCGTCGTCGGGCTGGTGTGGGCGGGCATCGCCCGGTACATGCTGCTGTCCGGCCACTCCTGGCTGGTCGGCTGCGCGTCCGTGCCGCTGCACGACGGCGGCTCGTACGCGGCCGGCGTGTGGGACCAGGTGCACGCCAAGCACTACGCCCCCGAGCGCTACCGCGTCAGCCCGCTCGTGCCGTGGGACGTCGACAGCGTCGAGCGCCCGGCGCGGACCGTGCTGCCCCCGCTGCTCAAGGGCTACCTGCGGTTGGGCGCGTGGGTGTGCGGCCGACCCGCCCACGACCCGGACTTCGGCGTCGCGGACCTGTTCGTGCTGCTGGGCATGGAGCACGTGGACCAGCGCTACCTCAAGTACTTCCTCGGGGAGACATCGTGA